One genomic window of Thalassoroseus pseudoceratinae includes the following:
- a CDS encoding GNAT family N-acetyltransferase, producing the protein MFDHPNADVIHRHVATRYECDAEEFTKPGVHLEVWYHSDRRLMLTFQHDDYLLIKTSEDLADRIQSWIDERNEESVSFGELADHFAPGRSLGAPTERVLYLHPDRFRSQPAPDVRRLTLDDGHALTDLHRACPMLDQRMANINIDHPAVFGKFTNDELIAVASFIESDFDAIADIGVLVHPDHRRQGNGQAVVSALAEHGLNNNRIVQYWRLDYNSGSANIADRLGFTEYGRQTMLRCEV; encoded by the coding sequence ATGTTCGACCATCCCAACGCCGATGTTATTCACCGGCATGTTGCCACACGCTACGAGTGTGACGCGGAAGAATTCACCAAACCCGGCGTGCATTTGGAAGTTTGGTACCACTCCGATCGTCGACTGATGCTGACGTTCCAACACGACGACTACCTTCTCATCAAGACTTCGGAAGACTTAGCCGACCGCATTCAATCTTGGATCGACGAACGCAATGAGGAATCGGTTTCATTTGGCGAGTTGGCCGACCATTTCGCTCCTGGCCGATCGTTGGGAGCTCCCACCGAACGCGTGTTGTACTTGCACCCCGATCGGTTTCGATCTCAACCCGCCCCCGATGTCCGGAGACTGACACTCGACGATGGCCATGCACTCACCGACCTGCACCGTGCCTGTCCAATGTTGGATCAACGCATGGCGAACATCAACATCGACCACCCCGCGGTCTTCGGCAAATTCACAAACGATGAGTTAATCGCCGTCGCCAGCTTTATTGAATCCGACTTCGATGCCATTGCAGATATCGGCGTGCTCGTCCACCCCGATCACCGTCGCCAAGGCAATGGCCAAGCGGTCGTCTCCGCACTTGCAGAACACGGCCTCAACAACAACCGCATCGTTCAATACTGGCGACTCGACTACAACAGCGGTTCCGCCAACATTGCCGACCGACTCGGCTTCACCGAATACGGCCGACAAACCATGTTACGTTGTGAGGTCTAG
- a CDS encoding acetyltransferase, whose protein sequence is MKIVKAEKIHYEDLIAIWEASVRATHDFLPEEDIQALKPLILNQYFDAVDLMHAIDNAGAPLGFCGVHEGNIEMLFVAPESHGRGIGRALTEYAIKNQGATQVDVNEQNQQALGFYQHLGFTVTGRSPLDGQGRPYPLLHMTLRQ, encoded by the coding sequence ATGAAGATCGTGAAAGCTGAGAAGATCCACTACGAAGATCTAATTGCCATCTGGGAAGCGTCAGTCCGGGCAACACATGACTTTCTACCAGAGGAAGACATTCAAGCTCTAAAACCACTGATTCTCAATCAGTACTTTGATGCCGTCGACTTGATGCATGCAATTGACAATGCCGGGGCACCGCTCGGCTTTTGCGGCGTGCACGAGGGGAACATTGAAATGCTATTCGTTGCACCGGAATCTCACGGGAGAGGGATCGGCCGAGCACTGACAGAATACGCCATCAAGAATCAGGGAGCGACTCAAGTTGATGTCAACGAGCAGAATCAACAAGCACTAGGATTCTATCAACACCTTGGGTTTACTGTCACAGGACGCTCGCCCCTCGATGGACAAGGCCGCCCATACCCACTATTGCACATGACGCTTCGCCAATAA
- a CDS encoding CatB-related O-acetyltransferase: MVMPDGTVIKTVVQLNQVIEHPRMEIGDFTYFGHLEVLDDYGGFLAPFLFPLSPERLVIGKFCQIAHGVRFITSSANHNMSGFSTYPFNNFMMTESTTMEDIQAMFEVSEKKGDTVIGNDVWIGMEAMVMPGVTVGDGAIIGARAVVTKDVPPYAIVTGNPAKIVKSRFDEHVIETLLAIRWWDWPVKKITANIKAITSSDLDTLLQAHDSIDS; encoded by the coding sequence ATGGTGATGCCAGACGGGACAGTTATCAAAACTGTCGTTCAATTGAACCAAGTTATTGAACACCCCCGGATGGAGATTGGTGATTTTACATATTTTGGTCATCTCGAAGTACTAGATGACTACGGCGGATTCCTTGCACCGTTTCTATTTCCGCTAAGTCCTGAGCGGTTAGTGATTGGCAAGTTTTGTCAGATTGCGCATGGTGTGCGATTCATCACAAGTTCTGCCAATCATAATATGAGTGGTTTCTCAACCTACCCGTTCAACAACTTTATGATGACTGAATCGACGACGATGGAAGACATCCAAGCGATGTTTGAAGTGTCGGAGAAAAAGGGCGATACCGTAATCGGGAATGACGTGTGGATCGGCATGGAAGCCATGGTGATGCCCGGTGTTACTGTGGGTGACGGGGCGATTATCGGGGCCCGTGCCGTTGTGACAAAAGACGTGCCGCCCTATGCCATTGTTACCGGGAATCCTGCCAAGATCGTAAAGTCTCGGTTTGATGAACACGTCATCGAGACACTGCTAGCAATCCGTTGGTGGGACTGGCCGGTCAAGAAGATTACGGCGAATATCAAAGCGATTACAAGTTCCGATCTTGATACGCTGCTGCAAGCCCATGACTCTATCGATTCCTAG
- a CDS encoding formylmethanofuran dehydrogenase subunit B produces the protein MACTICGCVCDDLTITTDNGAVIQAERACTLAEPWFLEQSCRHSKTHQILEEPADYEDAIDRATQLLRKSTAPLIYGLSRSSTPGQRAATALADHLGAVIDTTASRCHAPSILAFQQAGEPTCSLGEIRNRADLVVYWGSNPLVSHPRHLERYSIEPVGRFVPNGRADRTLVVVDVEQTATTEVADVFVRVEPNRDYEALWTLRSFVAGHEPPENTILGSDREALRDLANRMKSCECGVIFFGLGLTQQPLGHLNVDALLRLAAELNQHSHFYARRMRVPGDVTGADSVLCWQTGYPFSVDLRRGYPRYNPGEFSANDLLEQNEVDLCLLVGSEGVPALSPLAQQRLQSIPTIVLDYPTVESTISPTVRFTTAVYGVHHPGTAYRMDEVPIPLRPFLTSELPTDHQVLNTIVDRIKI, from the coding sequence GTGGCGTGTACCATCTGCGGTTGTGTGTGTGATGATCTGACGATCACTACCGACAACGGTGCGGTCATCCAAGCCGAGCGGGCGTGTACGCTCGCAGAACCGTGGTTCTTGGAACAGAGTTGTCGCCACTCGAAGACGCACCAGATCCTTGAAGAACCGGCGGACTATGAAGACGCCATCGATCGGGCAACCCAATTGCTGCGGAAGTCCACGGCTCCGCTGATTTACGGTCTTTCCAGAAGCAGCACCCCAGGCCAGCGAGCGGCGACGGCACTTGCGGACCACTTGGGAGCCGTCATCGACACGACGGCTTCCCGATGTCATGCCCCGTCGATTCTCGCGTTCCAGCAAGCCGGTGAACCAACGTGTTCACTGGGCGAAATACGCAATCGGGCGGATCTAGTGGTGTATTGGGGGTCGAACCCGCTTGTCAGTCACCCTCGGCATCTCGAACGGTATTCGATCGAGCCAGTTGGGCGATTCGTTCCCAACGGCCGGGCTGACCGCACGCTGGTTGTCGTTGACGTGGAACAAACGGCCACAACGGAGGTGGCAGACGTCTTCGTCCGTGTCGAACCGAATCGCGACTACGAAGCGTTATGGACCCTGCGAAGTTTCGTCGCCGGGCATGAACCACCAGAAAATACGATTCTGGGATCTGATCGGGAAGCGCTTCGGGACTTAGCGAATCGCATGAAGTCTTGTGAGTGTGGCGTGATCTTCTTCGGCTTGGGACTCACGCAGCAACCGTTAGGACACTTGAATGTCGATGCCCTGCTCCGACTGGCGGCGGAGTTGAACCAGCACTCGCATTTCTACGCCCGACGGATGCGTGTGCCTGGTGACGTCACGGGAGCCGACAGCGTGCTGTGTTGGCAGACGGGGTATCCGTTTAGTGTCGATTTGCGACGGGGGTATCCGAGGTACAACCCCGGTGAGTTTTCTGCGAACGATTTGTTGGAACAGAACGAAGTCGATTTGTGTTTGCTCGTCGGCAGTGAAGGTGTACCGGCGTTGTCACCGCTCGCCCAACAGCGACTCCAATCCATTCCGACAATTGTGCTCGACTATCCGACTGTCGAATCCACGATCTCGCCAACAGTCCGCTTTACGACTGCAGTTTATGGTGTCCATCATCCCGGCACCGCCTATCGCATGGACGAAGTTCCAATTCCCTTGCGACCATTTCTCACAAGTGAACTTCCCACTGATCATCAAGTCCTCAACACCATCGTCGATCGAATTAAAATCTAG
- a CDS encoding COG1361 family protein, with translation MQTSLWKMTALMGVVGIGVLVVLQAQRGLSSAGKQEFVPTVADASELDRDGDRRADEADLVPDKPSEPLRFAAEQLEFAAMPQAVPDSGSPRALPTNLDVPTPVEAVALPVESPTAFRRQLPDANSEPVSLEESTKPLGRASVSNDAANNESAPAAGPQEIRVALNEPAPFGSAGASSDAFGAGNENPFFDAPEPTSETPALPSLPNPEPDPNGGAFDEPAFPEPTAQPTSNTSTDTSPEFDPYEPKTAQDSGPSLPVPAGPFDDAPSETPKPAETAATTPVLPELAPSPEAAPVGRAQVAAPLEVASPTKTDAPTPAVDMRTPVSSVGPEEDPLTAFGLVPEKDDAEAAAKQPEPADPGFPEAAPLKEMPLATAPANENPFGGSADLSEANTNEPVAELQPEPQPEPTPTVAVEPEPAADPLDNLTFDSGPALGSIPSPTPPKTDPTPNSEPTPIPSAPVPTEKMTALEPEPQPEPETKSAAIEPAPTVANDDQRVPGSIVTRPEELTGDGVVTDPSLSEHERPQLKIEKVAPPRAVLGEPMVYKIVVRNVGQRPAHQVVVEDQIPKGTRLTGTIPRAELSSTTLRWKLGKLEAGNEKVISVRVIPLSEGNIGSVAKVNFVAEVAAQTVITSPKISLTMNGPTEAAAGSELTYTFKVTNTGQTAAEGVYLRNLLPTALTHPGGNDLEYEVGKLAAGETKEVSLTVSAVEPGTALNKAIVTASGGVKVEASRQTAIVGTRLSITRTGPTRRFIGRAAVYENTVQNDSSSVVRNIRVVETVPAGMQFVSATNGGQYDAQQNTITWTVPQLTPQGQQKMTVQFLPTAAGAKKSTVIASEGVGGEAVVESQTDIEGYTALRLDVAELRDPVDVGEEIALRFITKNRGTNPATNVRVSFTLSPELQLVSANGPTDAVQDGGTVRFTPLPSVAGEMKYDVVLKAVKPGSALIGFDLQSDQMSEPLHRDEPLRVLPPE, from the coding sequence ATGCAGACCTCGTTATGGAAAATGACAGCCCTGATGGGTGTCGTTGGTATCGGTGTGCTGGTCGTATTGCAAGCGCAACGCGGACTTTCGAGCGCCGGGAAACAGGAATTTGTTCCCACGGTGGCTGATGCGAGTGAGCTCGACCGCGACGGGGACCGTCGTGCGGACGAAGCCGACCTCGTCCCGGATAAGCCGTCCGAACCATTGCGTTTCGCGGCGGAACAGCTGGAATTCGCCGCGATGCCACAAGCCGTCCCGGATTCCGGTTCGCCTCGTGCATTGCCCACAAACTTAGATGTTCCTACCCCTGTGGAAGCGGTTGCGTTACCGGTGGAATCACCGACAGCATTTCGCCGTCAATTGCCCGACGCCAACAGCGAACCGGTTTCGTTGGAGGAATCCACCAAACCGCTCGGGCGAGCCTCGGTCAGTAATGACGCCGCTAATAACGAATCTGCTCCCGCTGCGGGACCGCAGGAAATTCGCGTCGCACTCAACGAGCCGGCTCCGTTTGGATCGGCTGGTGCCTCTTCCGACGCGTTTGGTGCAGGCAACGAGAATCCCTTCTTTGATGCCCCCGAACCAACCAGCGAAACTCCGGCATTGCCATCGCTACCGAATCCGGAGCCTGATCCGAATGGCGGCGCGTTCGATGAACCGGCGTTTCCGGAACCGACTGCCCAACCAACCTCGAATACATCAACGGATACATCCCCAGAGTTCGATCCCTACGAACCCAAAACGGCCCAAGATTCTGGGCCGTCGCTGCCGGTTCCAGCTGGTCCGTTTGATGACGCTCCGTCAGAAACACCAAAACCCGCCGAGACAGCGGCAACAACTCCGGTTCTGCCGGAACTTGCGCCCAGTCCGGAAGCTGCTCCTGTCGGCCGGGCCCAAGTCGCGGCTCCTCTCGAAGTTGCATCGCCCACGAAAACCGATGCACCAACCCCAGCCGTCGATATGCGAACACCCGTGTCGAGTGTCGGTCCGGAAGAAGATCCGCTGACGGCATTCGGTCTCGTGCCGGAGAAGGACGATGCAGAAGCAGCCGCCAAACAACCCGAGCCAGCCGACCCAGGTTTTCCGGAAGCGGCTCCGTTGAAAGAAATGCCATTGGCGACCGCTCCCGCGAATGAGAACCCATTCGGTGGATCGGCTGATCTTTCAGAAGCCAACACCAACGAACCCGTTGCGGAACTCCAACCGGAACCGCAACCCGAACCGACTCCAACCGTTGCCGTGGAACCGGAACCGGCCGCCGATCCATTGGACAATTTGACATTCGATTCCGGTCCGGCGTTGGGAAGCATCCCGTCTCCGACACCCCCGAAAACCGATCCCACACCGAATTCCGAACCCACTCCGATTCCATCGGCCCCGGTACCAACCGAGAAAATGACCGCATTGGAACCGGAACCACAGCCAGAACCGGAAACCAAATCGGCTGCCATTGAACCGGCTCCGACGGTTGCCAACGACGACCAACGGGTTCCCGGCAGCATTGTTACGCGTCCGGAGGAACTCACCGGTGATGGCGTCGTGACCGACCCCTCACTGAGCGAGCACGAACGGCCACAACTAAAAATCGAAAAAGTCGCACCGCCACGAGCCGTGCTCGGCGAACCGATGGTCTACAAAATCGTCGTCCGCAACGTCGGACAACGGCCGGCACATCAGGTGGTGGTGGAAGATCAAATCCCGAAAGGCACCCGACTCACCGGTACCATTCCGCGAGCAGAACTCTCCAGTACGACCTTGCGATGGAAACTTGGGAAGCTCGAAGCTGGCAATGAAAAAGTCATCTCCGTTCGTGTCATTCCGCTTTCGGAAGGCAATATCGGTAGCGTGGCGAAGGTGAACTTCGTCGCCGAGGTGGCTGCTCAAACGGTCATCACATCGCCGAAGATTTCACTCACCATGAACGGCCCCACAGAAGCTGCCGCTGGCTCCGAATTGACTTACACCTTCAAAGTCACCAACACCGGTCAAACTGCTGCCGAGGGCGTGTATCTTCGGAATTTGTTGCCGACAGCACTCACACACCCTGGCGGCAACGACTTGGAATATGAAGTCGGCAAATTGGCCGCCGGCGAAACGAAGGAAGTCAGCTTGACGGTCTCCGCCGTCGAACCCGGCACCGCGTTGAACAAAGCGATCGTTACCGCATCGGGTGGTGTCAAAGTCGAAGCCAGTCGGCAAACGGCGATTGTGGGAACGCGGTTGTCGATCACTCGTACCGGTCCAACCCGTCGATTCATCGGTCGAGCCGCCGTCTACGAGAACACCGTGCAGAACGATTCCAGTAGCGTTGTTCGCAACATTCGAGTCGTGGAAACCGTTCCAGCGGGTATGCAGTTCGTCAGTGCCACCAACGGTGGACAGTACGACGCTCAGCAAAACACCATCACCTGGACCGTTCCACAACTGACGCCCCAAGGTCAACAGAAAATGACCGTGCAGTTTCTCCCCACAGCCGCCGGTGCCAAGAAAAGCACCGTCATCGCGAGCGAGGGTGTGGGTGGTGAAGCGGTGGTGGAATCTCAAACGGATATCGAAGGTTACACGGCCTTGCGATTGGATGTCGCGGAACTTCGTGATCCGGTCGATGTCGGTGAGGAAATCGCCCTACGATTTATCACCAAGAATCGTGGTACCAACCCGGCGACGAACGTTCGTGTGAGTTTCACCCTTTCACCGGAACTTCAGTTGGTCTCCGCCAATGGCCCGACCGACGCGGTTCAAGATGGCGGAACCGTCCGTTTCACCCCGTTGCCGTCGGTGGCGGGTGAGATGAAATACGATGTCGTGTTGAAAGCCGTCAAACCGGGATCGGCACTCATCGGATTCGACTTGCAGTCCGATCAAATGTCCGAGCCACTTCACCGTGACGAACCCCTCCGTGTGCTGCCACCGGAGTGA
- the queF gene encoding preQ(1) synthase produces the protein MSSVSTDLLETFENPFPHRDYVMETICPEFTSLCPKTGQPDFGTLTISYIPDQVCFELKSLKMYLQAYRNVGAFYEDVTNRILDDLVKVTSPRWMQIIAAFTPRGGIRSTITVEHGKRS, from the coding sequence ATGTCTTCCGTGTCGACCGACTTGCTGGAAACCTTCGAAAACCCGTTCCCGCATCGCGACTACGTGATGGAAACGATTTGTCCGGAGTTCACGTCACTGTGCCCGAAAACCGGCCAACCGGACTTCGGCACCCTGACCATCAGCTACATCCCCGACCAAGTCTGCTTCGAACTCAAGTCCTTGAAGATGTATTTGCAGGCGTACCGGAATGTCGGGGCGTTTTACGAAGACGTGACGAATCGCATTCTGGATGACCTCGTTAAAGTCACATCGCCCCGCTGGATGCAGATCATCGCCGCCTTCACACCGCGAGGTGGAATTCGTTCGACGATTACCGTCGAACACGGCAAACGCTCGTAG
- a CDS encoding aminotransferase class IV has protein sequence MVSQREPIAYLNGELVPAADAMIPVSDMGFVHGATVTELLRTFHLTPYRLEDHLKRLERSAKRAHIPWPQTQRKIGKAALEVAMHNGQLIASDEELGITIFVTAGPNPTYVGPNAERGGIVGVHTWRLPMGLWAEKMRNGQELRTPKTRAIPVDSLDPTIKSRSRLHWYIADREVRAEHPKASALLLDHEDHITETSTGNFFIVIDGEILTPPETDTLPGISRMVVQELAAELGIGFRFTKLHRDRIREASEAFTSSTPYCLMPVRSHDGHEIGSKCPGAVFTRLMKAWSDRVGLDIVGQIVRA, from the coding sequence ATGGTTTCCCAGCGCGAACCGATTGCCTACCTGAACGGTGAACTCGTCCCGGCTGCCGATGCAATGATCCCAGTCAGCGATATGGGTTTCGTTCACGGGGCGACCGTGACGGAGTTGCTCCGAACATTCCATTTAACACCGTATCGTTTGGAAGATCATCTGAAACGGCTGGAACGATCCGCGAAGCGAGCCCACATTCCGTGGCCACAAACGCAGCGAAAGATCGGAAAAGCGGCTTTGGAAGTCGCGATGCACAACGGACAACTGATTGCATCGGATGAAGAACTCGGGATCACAATTTTTGTCACCGCGGGGCCGAATCCCACGTATGTCGGCCCCAACGCGGAGCGTGGCGGGATTGTCGGCGTGCACACGTGGCGACTGCCGATGGGTTTGTGGGCCGAAAAAATGCGAAACGGCCAAGAGTTACGCACGCCGAAAACGCGGGCAATTCCGGTGGACAGTCTGGATCCGACGATCAAATCCCGGAGCCGATTGCATTGGTACATCGCCGACCGGGAAGTGCGGGCGGAACATCCCAAGGCCTCCGCGTTGCTGCTCGATCACGAAGACCACATCACCGAAACCAGCACCGGCAACTTTTTCATTGTGATTGACGGCGAAATCCTCACACCACCCGAAACCGACACTTTGCCGGGTATCAGTCGGATGGTCGTGCAAGAATTGGCGGCGGAGTTGGGAATCGGGTTTCGATTTACGAAACTTCACCGCGATCGCATCCGCGAAGCCAGCGAAGCGTTTACGTCATCCACGCCATATTGTTTGATGCCGGTCCGCAGTCACGACGGCCACGAAATCGGTTCAAAGTGCCCGGGGGCGGTGTTCACACGATTGATGAAGGCTTGGAGTGACCGCGTTGGCTTGGATATTGTCGGGCAGATTGTCAGAGCCTAA
- a CDS encoding NAD(P)-dependent oxidoreductase, translated as MAVPAIVPGQTKIGWIGTGVMGSSMLGHLLDAGFSATVTTRSKSKADGVIAKGAVWADTPKAVAEASDVIFAIVGFPSDVREVMLGEHGALAGSKSGNVLVDMTTSEPSLAVEIAETAKEKGVYSVDAPVSGGDVGAKNGTLSIMIGGDEDVVTALNPCWEAMGKTIVYQGPAGAGQHTKMVNQTLIAAAMISVCEGLLYAYKAGLDLPTVMKSVSSGAAGSWSLSNLGPRMIENNFDPGFFVEHFIKDMGIALAEAKKMELSLPGLALAHQLYLSVQANKHGRDGTHALMLALAQMSNVDWKNRG; from the coding sequence ATGGCAGTTCCAGCCATTGTACCTGGACAAACAAAAATCGGCTGGATTGGCACCGGCGTGATGGGTTCGAGCATGCTCGGACATTTGCTCGACGCAGGGTTTTCCGCCACCGTGACAACCCGCTCGAAATCCAAGGCGGACGGCGTGATCGCCAAGGGAGCCGTCTGGGCCGACACCCCCAAAGCCGTCGCGGAAGCCTCCGATGTGATCTTTGCCATCGTCGGTTTTCCTTCGGATGTCCGCGAAGTAATGCTCGGCGAACACGGCGCTTTGGCCGGTTCGAAGTCCGGTAATGTGCTCGTCGATATGACGACCAGCGAACCATCCCTCGCCGTTGAAATCGCCGAAACCGCCAAGGAAAAAGGTGTTTACAGCGTTGATGCCCCGGTCTCTGGTGGCGATGTCGGTGCGAAAAACGGCACGCTGTCCATCATGATTGGCGGCGACGAAGACGTTGTGACCGCACTCAATCCATGTTGGGAAGCGATGGGCAAAACCATCGTCTACCAAGGCCCAGCCGGTGCCGGTCAACACACGAAGATGGTCAATCAAACCCTGATCGCCGCCGCGATGATTAGCGTGTGTGAAGGACTTCTCTACGCCTACAAAGCCGGTCTCGATCTGCCGACGGTGATGAAATCCGTCAGCAGTGGAGCGGCGGGAAGTTGGTCGCTCTCGAACCTCGGGCCGCGAATGATCGAAAATAACTTCGATCCCGGTTTCTTCGTCGAGCACTTCATCAAGGACATGGGCATTGCATTGGCTGAAGCGAAGAAAATGGAACTCAGCCTGCCCGGTTTGGCACTCGCTCATCAACTCTACCTCTCCGTCCAAGCCAACAAACACGGTCGCGACGGTACCCATGCGTTGATGTTGGCGTTGGCTCAAATGTCGAATGTAGATTGGAAGAATCGGGGTTAA
- the dapA gene encoding 4-hydroxy-tetrahydrodipicolinate synthase gives MPRKGEQFAGLTVALVTPFENGKVNEKALRDLVDYHIEAGTDCVSPVGTTGESPTLTHEEHEQIIRIVCEQAAGKINVMAGTGSNSTAEAIRLTKFAKSVGATGALLVAPYYNKPTQEGFYLHYKSIAEAVDIPIVLYNIPGRTAKNMEPETIIRLAEQPNIVAVKESTGSMDQASAILNRSDLTILSGDDSLTLPLMSLGGSGVVSVVGNLVPQDVKAMLNAFNSGDLAAAQAQHHKLFPLCRDMLGLATNPIPVKTAMELIGRCSGELRLPMTPLTDAELEKLQGTLKTYGLL, from the coding sequence ATGCCTCGCAAAGGCGAACAGTTTGCCGGATTGACTGTGGCTCTCGTGACCCCGTTCGAGAACGGAAAGGTCAACGAGAAAGCCTTGCGGGATCTGGTGGATTACCACATCGAAGCCGGAACCGATTGCGTTAGCCCAGTCGGCACGACCGGCGAAAGCCCAACCCTCACGCATGAAGAGCACGAGCAGATTATCCGCATCGTGTGCGAGCAAGCCGCTGGCAAAATCAACGTCATGGCCGGTACCGGTTCAAACAGTACGGCCGAAGCCATTCGCCTCACGAAGTTCGCCAAGAGTGTCGGTGCAACCGGGGCGTTGCTCGTCGCGCCGTACTACAACAAGCCCACTCAGGAAGGGTTCTACCTGCACTACAAGTCGATTGCTGAAGCGGTCGACATTCCGATTGTGCTCTACAACATTCCCGGTCGAACCGCGAAAAACATGGAGCCGGAAACCATCATCCGACTCGCGGAACAGCCGAACATCGTTGCAGTCAAAGAGTCCACGGGCAGCATGGACCAAGCCTCTGCGATCCTGAACCGATCGGACCTCACCATCTTGTCCGGCGACGACAGTTTGACGCTCCCCCTGATGTCACTCGGCGGCAGCGGTGTAGTTTCTGTTGTCGGGAACCTGGTCCCGCAGGATGTCAAAGCCATGTTGAATGCGTTCAACAGTGGCGATCTTGCCGCCGCTCAGGCACAGCATCACAAGCTGTTCCCGCTGTGTCGCGACATGCTCGGCTTGGCAACAAACCCGATCCCGGTCAAAACCGCCATGGAACTCATCGGCCGTTGTTCCGGTGAACTTCGCTTGCCAATGACCCCGCTCACCGATGCCGAACTTGAGAAACTGCAAGGTACGCTGAAAACGTACGGATTGCTCTAA
- a CDS encoding ankyrin repeat domain-containing protein, which translates to MPRNDELIHAAVTGDFETVRRLIESGADPNSVDQHGMGPLLNFDPEITRFLLEHGADPDAQRNENISPVLGASGNVECMRLMLEAGANVNRASEHNGETALHWYAGGDDSDAVRLLLQYGADPNARTKPGMKTYCLWRDARVRGETPLHRAAAWGNSEVIQLLLDAGADPTIRDANKDSPLSWASWYRRDKSIVDQLSYNGSEVGPDFPPDDEASS; encoded by the coding sequence ATGCCGCGAAACGACGAGTTAATTCATGCTGCGGTTACGGGGGATTTTGAAACGGTTCGAAGACTAATTGAGTCGGGAGCCGATCCGAACAGCGTCGACCAACATGGAATGGGGCCGCTGTTGAATTTCGATCCAGAAATCACTCGTTTTCTACTCGAACATGGTGCCGACCCGGATGCGCAACGCAATGAAAACATTTCACCGGTTCTCGGTGCGTCGGGCAATGTCGAGTGCATGCGTCTGATGCTTGAAGCCGGAGCCAATGTCAATCGAGCCAGTGAACACAATGGCGAGACGGCTTTGCATTGGTATGCGGGCGGTGACGATTCCGATGCGGTTCGGTTGCTTCTGCAATATGGAGCGGACCCGAATGCACGGACCAAACCGGGCATGAAAACGTACTGCCTATGGCGTGATGCCCGGGTCCGTGGAGAAACTCCGTTACATCGGGCCGCTGCTTGGGGCAATTCGGAAGTGATTCAACTGCTGCTCGATGCCGGTGCCGATCCGACAATCCGCGATGCAAACAAAGACTCGCCCTTGAGTTGGGCGAGTTGGTATCGTCGCGACAAGTCGATTGTTGATCAGCTGTCGTATAACGGTTCTGAAGTCGGCCCCGACTTCCCTCCGGATGACGAAGCCTCCTCGTGA